The following proteins come from a genomic window of Triticum aestivum cultivar Chinese Spring chromosome 6A, IWGSC CS RefSeq v2.1, whole genome shotgun sequence:
- the LOC123131794 gene encoding alpha/beta-gliadin-like, with protein sequence MKTFLILALLAIVATTATTAVRVPVPQLQPQHPSQQQPQEQVPLVQQQQFLGQQQPFPPQQPYPQPQPFPSQQPYLQLQPFPQPQLPYSQPQPFRPQQPYPQPQPQYSQPQQPISQQQQQQQQQQQQQQQQILQQILQQQLIPCMDVVLQQHNIAHGRSQVLQQSTYQLLQELCCQHLWQIPEQSQCQAIHNVVHAIILHQQQKPQQQPSSQVSFQQPLQQYPLGQGSFRPSQQNPQARGSVQPQQLPQFEEIRNLALQTLPAMCNVYIPPYCTIAPFGIFGTN encoded by the coding sequence ATGAAGACCTTTCTCATCCTTGCCCTCCTTGCTATCGTGGCGACCACCGCCACAACTGCAGTTAGAGTTCCAGTGCCACAATTGCAGCCACAACATCCATCTCAGCAACAGCCACAAGAGCAAGTTCCATTGGTACAACAACAACAATTTCTAGGGCAGCAACAACCATTTCCACCACAACAACCATATCCACAGCCGCAACCATTTCCATCACAACAACCATATCTGCAACTACAACCATTTCCGCAGCCGCAACTACCATATTCGCAGCCACAACCATTTCGACCACAACAACCATATCCACAACCGCAACCACAGTATTCGCAACCACAACAACCAATttcacagcagcagcagcagcagcaacaacaacaacaacaacaacaacaacaaatcctTCAACAAATTTTGCAACAACAACTGATTCCATGCATGGATGTTGTATTGCAGCAACACAACATAGCGCATGGAAGATCACAAGTTTTGCAACAAAGTACTTACCAGCTGTTACAAGAATTGTGTTGTCAGCACCTATGGCAGATCCCTGAGCAGTCGCAGTGCCAGGCCATCCACAATGTTGTTCATGCTATTATTCTGCATCAACAACAAAAACCACAACAACAACCATCGAGCCAGGTCTCCTTCCAACAGCCTCTGCAACAATATCCATTAGGCCAGGGCTCCTTCCGGCCATCTCAGCAAAACCCACAGGCCCGGGGCTCTGTCCAGCCTCAACAACTGCCCCAGTTCGAGGAAATAAGGAACCTAGCGCTACAGACGCTACCCGCAATGTGCAATGTCTACATCCCTCCATATTGCACCATCGCGCCATTTGGCATCTTCGGTACTAACTGA